From the genome of Dehalococcoidia bacterium:
AGCAACTCTGCGCCGCGCTTAAGCGGAATACTCGCGTTGTAAGCTACATTATCAGCATCAGGTCTGTTTATATAGACTCTGGGAACGTTTTGCAAAAATGTAGGATTGTCGTAGGTTGTCACAAACATATGGCGCCTTGTTCCATTTGAATCAGTACAATATACCCAGTAACCTCCGAAACTTCCATCGCTCTTATTAGTTCCGACGATATTTCCATCGATTGGCATCGGCACTACATAATCTTTGTCTACCTTTATCATTATTCCAAGAAAGTCTATGACGGTTGTTTTCCCGTCCAGGGTTAAGTTTACTTTGTCAATAGTCGAATTGTATTCAATAATGTCTCCCTGCTTGGGAGGGACAAAATACAAGAGGGGATTACCTTCAGAGTCAAAAGAGGGAAGACTTTGTATGGTTTCCAATGTGGTATTTAATGTATTATTATCTCCAATAAGGGAGGTAACTATTGATTGTTTACCATCCTCGGAAGTTTTCTTCTCGCCTATTGATGGGTCAAATGATGTGGGAACATCAGCGGCGTCGTATGTTTTCTTAAAGGGACCGAGCTCTAGTTTGTAAGCGGCTCCTCCGGCAATAGCTGCCAGTCCAAGTCCGCCAATCATTTTGA
Proteins encoded in this window:
- a CDS encoding twin-arginine translocation signal domain-containing protein, giving the protein MKNEINSGGTTRRSFLKMIGGLGLAAIAGGAAYKLELGPFKKTYDAADVPTSFDPSIGEKKTSEDGKQSIVTSLIGDNNTLNTTLETIQSLPSFDSEGNPLLYFVPPKQGDIIEYNSTIDKVNLTLDGKTTVIDFLGIMIKVDKDYVVPMPIDGNIVGTNKSDGSFGGYWVYCTDSNGTRRHMFVTTYDNPTFLQNVPRVYINRPDADNVAYNASIPLKRGAELLRTNKSTYVAYGSSVLDNLNLQPLTVTDSSGLPKIPRVE